The following proteins are encoded in a genomic region of Parafrankia irregularis:
- the infC gene encoding translation initiation factor IF-3, with the protein MGAEGEQIGIVSIGEAMRLAQEADLDLVEVAPTARPPVCKLMDYGKFKYESDQKRREARKNQVQTVIKEMKLRPKIDPHDYETKKGHVVRFLKAGDKVKITIMFRGREQSRPELGIRLLQRLSTDVADLGYVEAQPKQDGRNMTMVMAPHKGPAKPQRVPESATQG; encoded by the coding sequence GTGGGAGCGGAGGGCGAGCAGATCGGCATCGTCTCCATCGGAGAGGCCATGCGCCTCGCGCAGGAGGCGGATCTCGACCTCGTCGAGGTGGCGCCGACCGCCCGTCCGCCGGTCTGCAAGCTGATGGACTATGGCAAGTTCAAGTACGAGTCCGACCAGAAGCGTCGTGAGGCTCGTAAGAACCAGGTCCAGACGGTCATCAAGGAGATGAAGCTCCGACCGAAGATCGATCCGCACGACTACGAGACCAAGAAGGGTCACGTCGTGCGCTTCCTCAAGGCCGGCGACAAGGTAAAGATCACCATCATGTTCCGTGGGCGTGAGCAGTCACGGCCCGAGCTCGGTATCCGTCTGCTGCAGCGGCTGTCCACCGATGTCGCCGATCTCGGTTACGTCGAGGCCCAGCCCAAGCAGGACGGGCGGAACATGACGATGGTCATGGCCCCGCACAAGGGCCCCGCCAAGCCCCAGCGAGTCCCGGAGTCGGCGACCCAGGGGTGA